A genomic region of Terriglobales bacterium contains the following coding sequences:
- a CDS encoding Rieske (2Fe-2S) protein: MNPPGADISQPPLPLRRRLVELLLGGGLLASAASFLYPVLRYIVPPPSADLGADTVVAGKVGDLKPNSGMIFRFGSRPGILIFTADREYRALSATCTHLDCTVQYRDDLHNIWCACHNGMYDLSGRNVSGPPPRPLEAYEVHVQGDEIIVSRRQKA; the protein is encoded by the coding sequence TCTCGCAGCCGCCACTGCCGCTCCGGCGGCGACTGGTGGAACTGCTGCTGGGCGGTGGGTTGTTGGCCTCCGCGGCTTCCTTTCTTTATCCCGTTTTGCGCTACATCGTCCCGCCGCCTTCGGCCGATCTCGGTGCCGACACCGTGGTGGCGGGCAAGGTGGGCGATCTGAAGCCCAACTCCGGCATGATCTTCCGTTTTGGCAGCCGGCCTGGGATCCTGATCTTCACCGCCGACCGCGAATACCGCGCTCTCTCCGCCACCTGCACCCACCTGGACTGCACCGTGCAGTACCGCGACGACCTGCACAACATCTGGTGCGCCTGCCACAACGGAATGTACGACCTGAGCGGCCGCAACGTTTCCGGACCACCGCCTCGGCCGCTGGAAGCCTACGAGGTTCACGTGCAGGGCGATGAGATCATCGTCAGCCGGCGCCAGAAGGCTTGA